From Pandoraea vervacti, the proteins below share one genomic window:
- a CDS encoding YajQ family cyclic di-GMP-binding protein encodes MPSFDVVSEANMIEVKNAVEQANKEISTRFDFKGSDSRVEHKEQEITLFADDNFKLDQVTQVLISKMAKRNVDVRFLDYGKIEKISGDKVKQVVKVKKGVEGDLAKKIVRIIKDSKMKVQASIQGDSVRVSGAKRDDLQSAMALLRKDVTDTPLDFNNFRD; translated from the coding sequence ATGCCATCGTTTGACGTGGTTAGCGAAGCCAACATGATTGAGGTCAAGAACGCCGTCGAGCAGGCCAACAAGGAAATCTCGACGCGCTTCGACTTCAAGGGATCGGACTCGCGCGTGGAGCACAAGGAGCAGGAAATCACGCTCTTCGCCGACGACAACTTCAAGCTCGATCAGGTCACGCAGGTGCTCATCTCCAAGATGGCCAAGCGCAACGTCGACGTGCGTTTCCTCGACTACGGCAAGATCGAGAAGATCAGCGGCGACAAGGTCAAACAGGTCGTCAAGGTCAAGAAGGGTGTCGAGGGCGATCTCGCCAAGAAGATCGTTCGCATCATCAAGGACAGCAAGATGAAGGTGCAGGCGAGCATTCAGGGCGATAGCGTGCGGGTGTCCGGCGCCAAGCGCGACGACCTGCAAAGCGCGATGGCGCTGCTGCGCAAGGACGTCACCGACACGCCGCTGGACTTCAACAACTTCCGCGACTGA
- a CDS encoding CfaE/CblD family pilus tip adhesin, with protein sequence MTAVDERQRASAMRRFVFAGWALGLAAWGGSPALAQSVPRDHHERVSLRFDRSAIPEQWQFRPQLAAHYTRGQSRGSRTSFVCRSPVDTALGACASAPANVTGPAPTPVLLRFTESRSGLQVDLNVSATKVVTVAGSTCAHVRTAFHSNRNYGVCGRAPYDVSRYVLSIERSQLQKIPVGGVWRGHLTFDVRELGSALGSAVHRYDIELNVTDRHNAQIYFPTLSNTSPRVALDLRKRPGPGHMTTVYGGRSVDMCFYDGFGSNSTGALRVRVRDGRDNFPIRPPGNGLLVRRGTLGTLPEERIEYRVGLAYAGAHQWLRVGDTVGNVFAPVSAAPIRIVRLPGIPAPVACSPGTLVFEVVPFIESHKDAGGYEGPLRVEMFVDAALM encoded by the coding sequence ATGACGGCCGTAGATGAGCGCCAGCGAGCCAGTGCGATGCGGCGCTTCGTTTTTGCGGGATGGGCGCTGGGTCTGGCGGCGTGGGGCGGCTCGCCCGCGCTCGCGCAGTCGGTGCCCAGGGATCACCACGAACGCGTGTCGCTGCGCTTCGACAGATCGGCGATTCCCGAACAATGGCAATTTCGTCCACAACTCGCCGCGCATTACACGCGAGGGCAGAGCCGGGGTTCACGAACGTCGTTCGTCTGCCGCTCGCCAGTCGATACGGCGCTGGGGGCGTGTGCGAGCGCGCCGGCCAACGTCACGGGACCGGCGCCCACGCCCGTGCTGCTTCGCTTCACCGAGTCCAGGTCCGGGCTTCAGGTAGACCTGAACGTGAGCGCCACAAAGGTCGTGACGGTCGCGGGCAGCACGTGTGCGCATGTGCGCACGGCCTTCCACTCCAACCGGAACTACGGCGTGTGTGGACGAGCGCCCTACGATGTCTCGCGCTACGTTCTCTCGATCGAGCGCTCGCAACTGCAGAAAATTCCGGTCGGTGGCGTATGGCGAGGGCATCTGACGTTCGATGTCAGGGAACTGGGGAGTGCGCTCGGCAGCGCGGTCCATCGTTACGACATCGAACTCAATGTGACGGACAGGCACAACGCACAAATCTATTTCCCGACGCTATCGAATACGTCGCCGCGCGTTGCACTCGATCTGCGAAAGCGTCCCGGGCCGGGCCACATGACGACCGTGTACGGCGGCCGGTCGGTGGACATGTGCTTTTATGACGGATTCGGCTCGAACTCCACCGGCGCCTTGCGCGTGCGTGTGCGCGATGGGCGCGACAATTTTCCTATCCGCCCGCCGGGCAACGGATTGCTCGTTCGGCGCGGGACGCTGGGGACGCTGCCCGAGGAGCGTATCGAATACCGCGTCGGCCTGGCGTACGCCGGTGCGCATCAGTGGCTGCGCGTGGGCGACACCGTCGGGAACGTGTTCGCACCGGTATCGGCGGCACCGATACGGATCGTGCGCTTGCCAGGCATTCCTGCGCCGGTGGCCTGCTCCCCGGGCACGCTCGTCTTCGAGGTCGTACCGTTCATCGAGAGTCACAAGGACGCGGGTGGCTACGAGGGGCCGCTACGCGTGGAGATGTTCGTCGATGCCGCGCTGATGTGA
- a CDS encoding TcfC E-set like domain-containing protein, which yields MSLRDGGRTGGVPAAVTRSIMLTLRHVCLICLPWFVAGQSAVWARTMLPVAGVPPGFEDIALGQVEHLDIRWLGRSLGIFPVFVRPDEVRLETPEAVVRAISARMALRERRASSPVPASASAPQGTTHMMTEAMTEVTAARASEAATVTTQQLIEALARPMARNGHLACHDVGAGCRYLDTESAEVIFDESSGVLELFLSKAWLPSQDIAGPAFHTNSPGSENALIHTQIVNAATSDRYRNLTVLGNGALGISPASYAGFTWSLVHSRDTHASPRLTGTQGRIDSLYYRHDLGAAHYVQSGRMDQRNLSSAQGGSFGFTLLPMHRFDGARVGTSQAYRNEANATRGSPLTVLLAREARVDVYRGNELLGSAYFSAGVQPFDTRYFPEGSYLVSLRIFEGDTLVRTESAPFTKVGGDGAGQETQWFVQAGRAVDRQHDVGVPDNVRSPGLTMHSGVRTSVGAGLTITSGMAWSSSALYNETQAGWQHAFALGRLVASAALLLGSDGARGNTQSISLANGVGLTLYRYQMRDASCRRSPGASEMAASFGCHELVNASLSVPLGPWQAVAGYGESRSYGRRRAALDHGYDDPWLSGRDAQEGVSRTLQTTLSRSFRWRRLVIHARGGAYHRRHAGVALRDTGGFVSVAFSVHRPATGGRGMSTHSSASTEVRMDDIGRGSGGGGGGKNGASGARTDYGVSHAMTWDDTSRRELSLNLNANERGMGTANVRGAVDGRHGDVHVALSRSLLRAGEGGETRGSFVGAYASSLVVARQGVRVGPAMLSGEPPAGIALAVDSPVDAAPGAGVEEAGDSARAESDGGAHGEIAAMLHVDGRSLPVAFGSWALTPVGGYRALKGEISEARHGAVDHTVGLIRGAGQYDDFLTPGRLKIHRVAAGRTYTYVGRAVGPDGLSMDNARVLSAVAPPLDAQGTFMIESPHRLTHLYLLFDAQPMRCDIRVAQRQDVVHLTEISRCAHVAQHALPASLLSQTRVQRLLGEAHSRTGRQVTLRQSDARTY from the coding sequence TTGTCCCTGAGAGACGGCGGGCGCACCGGTGGGGTGCCTGCCGCAGTCACGCGTTCCATCATGCTGACGTTGCGCCATGTCTGTCTGATCTGCCTGCCCTGGTTCGTTGCCGGGCAGAGCGCCGTATGGGCCCGCACGATGCTGCCGGTGGCCGGTGTTCCTCCCGGCTTTGAAGACATCGCGCTCGGGCAGGTCGAGCACCTCGATATCCGATGGTTGGGCCGCTCGCTGGGCATATTCCCCGTGTTCGTCCGACCGGACGAGGTGCGTCTCGAAACGCCCGAAGCGGTAGTGCGCGCGATCAGCGCACGCATGGCGCTACGCGAGCGGCGGGCGTCATCACCGGTACCGGCATCGGCGTCCGCGCCGCAAGGAACGACGCACATGATGACCGAGGCGATGACCGAGGTGACGGCGGCGCGTGCGTCGGAAGCGGCAACGGTGACGACCCAACAGTTGATCGAAGCGCTTGCCAGACCGATGGCGCGAAATGGACACCTTGCGTGCCATGACGTCGGTGCCGGATGCCGGTACCTCGACACCGAGTCGGCGGAGGTCATCTTCGACGAAAGCAGCGGCGTGCTCGAACTCTTTCTCTCCAAGGCGTGGCTGCCATCGCAAGACATCGCCGGCCCGGCCTTCCACACGAATTCGCCCGGCAGCGAGAATGCCCTGATTCACACGCAGATCGTGAACGCCGCGACGTCCGATCGGTATCGCAATCTCACGGTGCTGGGCAACGGCGCGCTCGGCATCTCGCCCGCCAGCTATGCGGGCTTCACATGGTCGCTCGTGCATTCGCGTGACACCCATGCCAGCCCGCGCTTGACAGGCACACAGGGACGCATCGACAGCCTCTACTACCGGCACGATCTCGGCGCTGCGCATTACGTGCAGTCCGGCCGTATGGACCAGCGAAATCTGTCCAGCGCGCAAGGCGGCAGCTTCGGATTCACGCTGTTGCCGATGCATCGATTCGATGGCGCTCGCGTAGGCACCTCGCAGGCGTATCGCAACGAGGCAAATGCGACGCGGGGCTCGCCGCTCACGGTGCTGCTCGCGCGTGAAGCACGTGTCGACGTTTATCGCGGCAACGAACTTCTTGGCAGCGCCTATTTCTCCGCCGGGGTGCAGCCATTCGATACGCGCTATTTTCCTGAGGGCAGTTATCTCGTCTCACTGCGAATCTTCGAAGGCGACACGCTGGTTCGCACCGAGTCGGCGCCATTCACCAAGGTGGGAGGCGACGGGGCGGGGCAGGAGACGCAGTGGTTCGTGCAGGCCGGGCGCGCGGTGGACCGGCAGCATGACGTCGGCGTTCCCGACAACGTGCGCTCACCCGGGCTGACGATGCACTCGGGCGTGCGCACCAGCGTTGGTGCGGGGCTGACGATCACCAGCGGCATGGCGTGGTCGTCGTCGGCGCTCTACAACGAAACCCAGGCGGGCTGGCAGCACGCGTTCGCGCTAGGGCGCCTGGTCGCAAGCGCGGCGCTCCTGCTGGGCTCGGACGGCGCACGCGGCAACACGCAGTCCATATCGCTTGCCAACGGCGTCGGCCTCACCCTGTACCGCTATCAGATGCGTGACGCGAGTTGTCGTCGTTCGCCTGGTGCGAGTGAGATGGCGGCAAGTTTCGGATGTCATGAGCTCGTCAACGCCAGTTTGTCGGTGCCGCTCGGTCCATGGCAGGCCGTGGCCGGATATGGCGAGAGCCGGTCCTACGGTCGCAGGCGAGCCGCGCTCGACCATGGATACGACGATCCGTGGCTGAGCGGACGCGATGCGCAAGAGGGGGTGTCTCGCACGCTTCAGACGACGCTGAGCCGATCGTTCCGGTGGCGCCGGCTCGTGATTCACGCGCGGGGTGGCGCCTATCACCGACGGCACGCAGGCGTGGCGCTGCGCGACACCGGGGGATTCGTGAGTGTCGCGTTCAGCGTGCATCGCCCGGCCACGGGCGGACGCGGTATGTCGACGCATTCGAGCGCAAGTACGGAAGTTCGCATGGACGACATTGGCCGCGGCAGTGGAGGTGGCGGAGGAGGGAAAAACGGGGCGAGCGGCGCACGCACGGATTACGGCGTGTCGCATGCCATGACGTGGGACGACACCTCGCGCCGGGAGTTGTCGCTGAATCTGAACGCCAACGAGCGCGGCATGGGCACCGCGAACGTGCGGGGCGCCGTCGATGGCCGTCATGGCGATGTGCACGTTGCGCTCTCGCGCAGCCTGCTTCGCGCGGGCGAGGGCGGCGAGACGCGTGGCTCGTTCGTTGGCGCATACGCGTCCAGTCTTGTCGTCGCGCGCCAAGGCGTTCGCGTCGGACCGGCCATGCTTTCCGGAGAACCGCCTGCGGGGATTGCACTGGCCGTTGATTCACCCGTCGATGCTGCGCCGGGGGCGGGCGTTGAGGAGGCAGGCGACTCGGCACGTGCCGAGAGCGATGGTGGCGCGCACGGTGAGATCGCCGCCATGTTGCACGTCGACGGCCGCTCGCTGCCCGTTGCGTTCGGCTCGTGGGCGCTGACGCCGGTCGGCGGCTATCGGGCGCTCAAGGGCGAGATCTCGGAAGCGCGGCATGGCGCCGTCGATCACACCGTCGGGCTGATCCGCGGCGCGGGACAGTACGACGACTTCCTCACGCCGGGGCGTCTGAAAATCCATCGCGTGGCCGCAGGCCGCACGTACACCTATGTGGGACGCGCCGTCGGACCCGATGGACTTTCGATGGACAACGCGCGGGTGCTCAGTGCCGTCGCGCCCCCGCTCGATGCACAGGGCACGTTCATGATCGAGTCCCCCCATCGTCTCACGCATCTGTATCTGCTCTTCGACGCGCAGCCGATGCGATGCGATATCCGCGTGGCGCAGCGCCAGGACGTGGTTCATCTGACGGAGATCTCGCGTTGCGCTCACGTTGCACAGCATGCCTTGCCGGCGTCCCTGCTATCTCAAACACGTGTGCAGCGCCTGCTCGGCGAAGCGCACTCGCGCACGGGGCGACAGGTCACATTGCGGCAGTCCGATGCACGCACCTACTGA
- a CDS encoding patatin-like phospholipase family protein has protein sequence MSRLPSDSADPGVDNAADTAESQSSHGLATSAKPASTTDVELTGTSLRAPPPPDAPDATDPTDTSTDLDPTDVPLLPPDSPRARHRTKSTGARRGNAKRKGIDLGLQGGGAHGAYAWGVLDKLLEDGRLTFEGISGASAGTMNAVVLAHGLLDRPGVDPREKAREALHSFWLGVSQAGSSATAWAQTVFSWLNGRPTEYPIWHDWMQSMQQWMMPFSQPPTEINPLRTVLEAQVDFERLRESTATHLFVSATNIRTGNIRIFRTHEITLDVAMASACLPWLFKPVKIDEDFYWDGGYLGNPALYPFYYETLTSDILIVHINPIERAEKPVLPGQIMNRVNEITFNASLQREFRAISFVHKLIDEGWLKPEFRDRLKYPLIHSIRADKELYDLSSSTKFVTDWHFLTTLRDRGRDAAARWLAAHFDDVGVRSTVDLKRDYLQRLPDATAIRS, from the coding sequence ATGTCGCGACTGCCTTCCGATTCTGCCGATCCTGGCGTCGACAATGCTGCCGACACCGCCGAGAGCCAGTCCTCCCACGGACTTGCAACCTCCGCCAAGCCTGCCTCCACGACCGACGTCGAACTGACCGGCACGTCGCTTCGCGCGCCACCGCCCCCGGACGCCCCGGATGCCACCGACCCGACGGACACCAGCACCGATCTGGACCCGACTGACGTCCCCCTGCTCCCACCAGACAGCCCCCGCGCCCGCCACCGCACGAAATCCACCGGCGCCAGACGCGGCAACGCAAAGCGCAAAGGTATCGACCTGGGCTTGCAAGGGGGTGGCGCGCATGGCGCGTACGCGTGGGGTGTCCTCGATAAACTGCTCGAAGACGGACGCCTGACGTTCGAAGGCATCAGCGGCGCTTCGGCGGGCACAATGAATGCCGTGGTGCTTGCCCACGGTCTGCTCGACCGCCCGGGCGTCGACCCGCGCGAGAAGGCGCGCGAGGCGCTACACAGCTTTTGGCTGGGCGTGTCGCAGGCGGGCTCTTCGGCGACCGCATGGGCGCAAACGGTCTTTAGCTGGCTGAACGGACGGCCGACCGAATACCCGATCTGGCACGACTGGATGCAGAGCATGCAGCAATGGATGATGCCGTTCTCGCAGCCGCCGACCGAAATCAATCCGCTGCGCACCGTGCTCGAAGCGCAGGTCGACTTCGAGCGTCTGCGCGAGAGCACCGCCACACATCTGTTCGTCTCCGCGACCAATATCCGCACCGGCAACATCCGCATTTTCCGGACGCACGAAATCACACTCGATGTGGCCATGGCGTCCGCCTGTCTGCCCTGGCTGTTCAAACCGGTGAAGATCGACGAGGACTTTTACTGGGACGGCGGCTATCTCGGCAACCCTGCCCTCTATCCGTTCTATTACGAGACGCTGACGAGCGACATCCTGATCGTGCACATCAACCCGATCGAGCGTGCAGAGAAGCCGGTCTTGCCGGGACAGATCATGAACCGTGTGAACGAGATCACCTTCAACGCCTCGCTGCAGCGCGAATTCCGTGCGATCTCGTTCGTTCACAAGCTGATCGACGAGGGATGGCTCAAGCCTGAGTTCCGGGATCGCCTGAAGTATCCGCTGATTCATTCGATTCGCGCCGACAAGGAACTGTACGACTTGTCCTCGTCGACGAAATTCGTGACGGACTGGCACTTCCTCACAACCTTGCGCGACCGCGGGCGCGACGCCGCAGCACGCTGGCTCGCCGCCCATTTCGACGACGTCGGCGTGCGCTCAACGGTGGATCTGAAACGCGATTACCTTCAGCGTTTGCCCGACGCCACCGCCATCAGATCATGA
- a CDS encoding fimbrial protein TcfA: MSDVNPRVTRDRKIIPAWRHAIVAGALAWAPALASANVSISPIASVIAGDQPPVSVIRITSQSPHAQYVDVSVRRIVDPATDAEHEVSVEFAPHGQPQASGGLGNALVASPAKFVLAAGATRLVRVVALGRPQTEVAYRVYFRPVIAPVQGQPKDAQDAISPDVNVNFVWGALVRVEPQRALPGLARTPIGDADRLKNTGNVRAHVTSMGRCDGDAEHACEWHEIGRSVYPGLTYPIPEALRNLPVRVRYRVDGAVDEQVVDLTPTPAASSADIQGPQSPPQSESAGDHAFLNPHIQ, from the coding sequence ATGAGCGACGTGAACCCGCGCGTCACCCGAGACCGGAAGATCATCCCCGCGTGGCGTCATGCCATCGTGGCAGGCGCGTTGGCGTGGGCGCCCGCACTGGCGAGCGCGAACGTCAGCATCTCGCCCATCGCGAGCGTGATCGCAGGCGACCAGCCGCCGGTGAGCGTCATCCGGATCACTTCGCAATCGCCCCATGCGCAGTACGTGGATGTGAGCGTGAGACGTATCGTCGATCCGGCAACGGACGCCGAGCACGAGGTGTCGGTCGAGTTCGCGCCCCACGGGCAGCCGCAGGCATCGGGCGGCCTTGGCAACGCGCTGGTGGCTTCGCCCGCGAAGTTCGTACTTGCGGCAGGCGCGACCCGGCTCGTGCGCGTGGTGGCGCTCGGACGCCCGCAGACCGAAGTTGCCTATCGGGTCTATTTCCGGCCGGTCATCGCGCCGGTGCAAGGTCAACCGAAAGACGCGCAGGACGCCATCTCCCCTGACGTGAACGTCAATTTCGTCTGGGGGGCACTCGTGCGTGTCGAGCCGCAGCGGGCGCTGCCCGGCCTCGCGCGTACGCCCATCGGCGACGCCGATCGTCTGAAGAACACCGGCAATGTCCGTGCGCATGTGACGTCCATGGGGCGTTGCGACGGTGACGCCGAACATGCGTGCGAGTGGCACGAGATCGGCCGTAGCGTCTATCCGGGGCTGACATATCCCATTCCCGAAGCACTGCGCAACCTGCCGGTGCGAGTTCGTTATCGGGTCGACGGCGCGGTAGACGAGCAGGTCGTCGACCTGACGCCCACGCCTGCCGCGTCGTCGGCCGATATCCAGGGGCCGCAGAGCCCTCCCCAGTCCGAAAGCGCCGGAGACCATGCTTTCCTCAACCCTCACATCCAATGA
- a CDS encoding CS1 type fimbrial major subunit, producing the protein MQPKMKMKTLVKRPVMTLRRLAAVAAIALPTAAANAAEVVIDLSANVDPTLSILQANGAPMPQSLELGYNASTGDMASPTVHTRLYTNDITRSVQVRLGAVPSLVHATNNAAPAIPLTVRLDGKTLTTAATTLTAADVWTGAAQGESKTMPLSVTGRAAGANPPAAGRYVGRLEMVIVAATTAL; encoded by the coding sequence ATGCAGCCGAAGATGAAGATGAAGACGCTTGTGAAGCGGCCCGTGATGACGCTGAGGCGACTCGCCGCTGTCGCGGCCATCGCCTTGCCGACGGCCGCCGCCAATGCCGCTGAAGTCGTGATCGATCTGAGCGCCAATGTCGACCCGACGCTCTCGATACTGCAGGCAAACGGCGCGCCCATGCCGCAAAGCCTTGAGCTGGGTTACAACGCGTCGACAGGGGACATGGCCTCGCCAACCGTCCATACGCGTCTCTACACGAACGACATCACGCGTAGCGTGCAGGTCCGGCTGGGCGCGGTGCCCTCGCTTGTGCACGCGACCAACAACGCCGCGCCCGCCATTCCGCTGACGGTGAGGCTCGACGGCAAGACCCTCACGACGGCAGCGACCACGCTCACGGCCGCCGACGTCTGGACGGGCGCAGCGCAGGGCGAGTCGAAAACCATGCCGCTCTCGGTGACGGGCCGTGCGGCAGGCGCGAATCCGCCCGCTGCGGGGCGTTACGTTGGCCGGCTCGAAATGGTGATCGTGGCCGCCACCACGGCGTTGTAA
- a CDS encoding response regulator transcription factor, with protein MTKIRVAIADYHPVVVAGLACELGRRPSLEVLGTARDAPGLVELLRRSPCDVLVTDHTIPGGPYGDGLLMLTSLRRMFPGLRILVLTAMEDVASALLTRQLVDLGVATTLCKSRDIEDLIGAIHAAYEGLRRLPAARATNVSPASRVTLLSQREAQVLRLYVSGMSVSAIAAKLHRTKQTVSAQKRNAMRKLGMECDAQLYRFALENALVEGA; from the coding sequence ATGACAAAGATCCGCGTAGCCATCGCAGACTATCACCCCGTCGTCGTTGCCGGACTCGCATGCGAGCTTGGCAGGCGGCCCTCACTGGAAGTCCTCGGCACAGCGCGCGATGCGCCGGGCTTGGTCGAGCTGTTGCGCCGCTCGCCGTGCGACGTGCTCGTGACCGATCACACCATTCCCGGCGGGCCGTACGGTGACGGGCTCTTGATGCTCACCTCGTTGCGCCGCATGTTCCCCGGCCTGCGCATTCTGGTGCTCACCGCGATGGAAGACGTCGCGAGCGCGTTGCTGACCCGCCAGTTGGTGGACCTCGGCGTCGCCACCACCCTGTGCAAATCGCGCGACATCGAGGACCTCATCGGTGCCATCCACGCCGCATACGAAGGGTTGCGTCGCCTACCCGCTGCCCGCGCGACGAACGTTTCGCCGGCGTCGCGCGTCACGCTGCTGAGCCAACGCGAAGCCCAGGTATTGCGGCTCTACGTGTCGGGGATGTCGGTGAGCGCCATCGCGGCGAAGCTTCATCGCACGAAGCAGACGGTCAGCGCGCAAAAGCGCAACGCCATGCGCAAACTCGGCATGGAGTGCGACGCGCAGTTGTATCGGTTCGCCCTCGAGAATGCGCTGGTGGAAGGCGCCTGA
- the murB gene encoding UDP-N-acetylmuramate dehydrogenase, giving the protein MLQLQRDVSLREFNTFGLPATARYVVTIDSEAALSAALAMPELAGLPRLVLGGGSNIVLTRNFDGVVLRMAIRGRERLADVPADPQARYVRGGAGEVWHDFVDWTLSQDCPGLENLALIPGTLGAAPIQNIGAYGLELAERFFDVRALDTTSGEFVTLSRDVCAFGYRDSLFKREPGRYIIVSVTLRLPQPWQAVTGYADVSRTLADAGISQPDARQIFDAVVAIRRRKLPDPAVLGNAGSFFKNPVVDGATFAALRERFPEAVGYAQPDGTWKVAAGWLIDQCGWRGKSLGRAGVHERQALVLVNRGGASGDDIVALARAVQASVRDRFGISLEPEPLMI; this is encoded by the coding sequence ATGCTTCAGTTGCAACGCGACGTCAGCCTGCGCGAATTCAATACCTTCGGTCTGCCTGCTACCGCCCGCTATGTCGTGACCATCGACAGCGAAGCGGCGCTCTCGGCGGCGCTCGCCATGCCCGAACTGGCCGGCCTGCCGCGCCTCGTGCTCGGCGGCGGCAGCAATATCGTGCTCACGCGCAACTTCGACGGCGTGGTGCTTCGCATGGCGATTCGCGGCCGCGAGCGGCTTGCCGACGTTCCTGCCGATCCGCAAGCGCGCTACGTGCGTGGCGGCGCCGGCGAGGTCTGGCACGACTTCGTCGACTGGACCCTGTCGCAGGACTGCCCCGGTCTGGAAAACCTTGCGTTGATCCCGGGCACGCTCGGGGCCGCGCCAATCCAGAACATCGGGGCGTACGGGCTCGAGCTCGCCGAGCGCTTCTTTGATGTGAGGGCGCTGGACACGACGTCCGGCGAGTTCGTCACCCTCTCGCGCGACGTTTGCGCTTTCGGCTATCGCGATTCGCTGTTCAAGCGCGAACCGGGACGCTACATCATCGTGTCCGTCACGCTTCGGCTGCCACAACCGTGGCAAGCGGTGACCGGATACGCGGACGTGTCGCGCACCCTGGCCGATGCGGGTATCTCGCAACCCGACGCACGGCAAATCTTCGACGCGGTTGTCGCTATCCGACGTCGCAAGTTGCCCGACCCGGCCGTGCTGGGCAATGCCGGGAGCTTCTTCAAGAACCCCGTCGTGGACGGCGCAACGTTCGCCGCATTGCGCGAGCGTTTCCCCGAAGCGGTCGGTTACGCGCAGCCGGACGGCACATGGAAGGTCGCGGCCGGCTGGTTGATCGATCAGTGCGGCTGGCGGGGCAAGTCGCTGGGGCGTGCCGGTGTGCATGAACGCCAGGCGCTGGTGCTCGTCAATCGAGGCGGTGCGAGCGGCGACGACATCGTGGCGCTCGCACGCGCCGTGCAGGCCAGTGTTCGGGACCGGTTCGGCATTTCACTCGAACCGGAACCGCTCATGATCTGA
- a CDS encoding aminoacyl-tRNA deacylase — protein sequence MKSKATAETPATKQLREAKVAFRNHFYEYQEHGGTRVSSQALQVPEHAVIKTLVMEDEDANPLIVLMHGDRQVSTKALARQAGRKRIEPCKPEVANRHSGFLVGGTSPFGTRKRMPIYMEASILELPEIFINGGRRGYLVSMAPADIVRVLAPVLVNVALAD from the coding sequence ATGAAATCCAAGGCGACTGCCGAGACCCCTGCCACCAAACAGCTTCGCGAAGCCAAGGTCGCGTTTCGGAATCATTTTTACGAGTATCAGGAGCACGGCGGTACGCGTGTCTCGTCGCAGGCGCTCCAGGTGCCGGAACATGCGGTCATCAAGACGCTGGTCATGGAGGACGAAGACGCGAATCCGCTGATCGTGCTGATGCACGGCGACCGTCAGGTGTCGACCAAAGCGCTGGCGCGTCAGGCCGGGCGCAAGCGCATCGAGCCATGCAAGCCGGAAGTCGCCAACCGGCACTCGGGCTTTCTGGTCGGGGGCACCAGTCCGTTCGGGACACGCAAGCGCATGCCGATCTACATGGAAGCGTCGATTCTCGAATTGCCCGAGATCTTCATCAACGGCGGGCGTCGCGGCTATCTGGTCTCGATGGCGCCGGCTGACATCGTGCGCGTGCTCGCGCCCGTGCTCGTGAACGTCGCGCTCGCCGACTGA
- the plsY gene encoding glycerol-3-phosphate 1-O-acyltransferase PlsY, translating to MATLVFIVLAYLIGSVPFAVIVSRTMGLADPRSYGSGNPGATNVLRSGNKKAAVLTLIGDALKGWLAVYLAERFAPAWGVGDLGLAAVALAVFLGHLYPVFLRFAGGKGVATAAGVLFAISPVLGLAVMATWLIIAIFFRYSSLAALVAAVFAPLYYVFMFGFGPYSPAVIVMAMLLIYRHRANIGKLMAGKESRIGQKK from the coding sequence ATGGCCACACTGGTTTTTATCGTTCTCGCGTACCTGATCGGCTCAGTGCCGTTTGCGGTGATCGTCAGCCGCACGATGGGACTCGCAGACCCTCGCAGCTACGGCTCGGGAAATCCGGGGGCCACGAACGTGCTGCGCTCCGGCAACAAGAAAGCCGCCGTGCTCACGTTGATCGGCGACGCGCTCAAGGGCTGGCTCGCGGTCTATCTTGCGGAACGTTTCGCGCCCGCGTGGGGGGTGGGTGATCTGGGGCTGGCGGCCGTGGCGCTTGCCGTCTTCCTCGGACATCTGTATCCGGTATTCCTGCGCTTTGCCGGCGGCAAGGGGGTGGCCACCGCGGCCGGTGTGCTCTTCGCGATCAGCCCTGTGCTCGGTCTGGCGGTCATGGCCACCTGGCTCATCATCGCGATTTTCTTCCGGTATTCGTCGCTGGCCGCTTTGGTGGCGGCGGTATTCGCGCCGCTGTATTACGTCTTCATGTTCGGCTTCGGGCCGTATTCGCCGGCCGTGATCGTGATGGCGATGCTGCTGATCTACCGTCACCGCGCAAACATCGGCAAGCTCATGGCAGGCAAGGAGAGTCGCATTGGTCAGAAGAAGTGA